The Theobroma cacao cultivar B97-61/B2 chromosome 2, Criollo_cocoa_genome_V2, whole genome shotgun sequence genome includes the window TTAAAGATCGCTGCCCTCGGAAATAATTCATGCCAACTATCAGAACGCAATGCTTTGTCCAAACGACATTTAATGAAGGCTTCTTCCTCACGGTTGTTCCACCATGTAAACTTTGGTCCTCTGAAACCCAAACCTTCTAGTTCACAGTTATCACTTACTTCTCGAAATTCCCTCATCTGTGACTCTCTTCTGTCTTTCCCACCCTCCTTCTCGCTTgtcaaaaatatttcattaaagTCTCCCATGCGTAACCACGGAAACTACGATCTGTTTTACAATTACCGAAGTAATCACCAACTTTGAAACCTATCAATCGCTTATGGCATCCCATAAAACCTAGTAAATCTCCATTTGTGACCTCGCACCTGAACCTTTGAATCAATATGgttttttgaatatgaaacTACAACAATATCAACATCTCTTCTCCACATTAAAGCCAAACCCCCTTAATCTTCCTATAACATCCATTAGTAGACAACCATCCATCCCAAACAGAATCCATAACCTCTCCATCTCCGTACTATTCTTTTTTGTCTCCATGAAGAAGGCAACATCGGCATTTTGGCTCTTAAGATATTTTAGGAGCATTAGAATTGTCCGAGGATTCCCGAGTCCTCCACAATTCCAACATAGTATCCTcatttttcccttctttttaagagagaaaagtaaaaattttctcattacTCCGTACATTTTAGGGATGTAAATAGGTTATTGTTATATAGGTACATGTGGGTATTCCACCGGATAACATAAGATTAGGGTATTTTTAAATCCAAACCTGATTACAtataatgttataaaaattttaaatttagtaaaattttaaacctttatctttttttcttaacacTATCTTTTCCATCCCACTTAACCTAccttttttgtaaaataataaacgtcatattaatttatattagttGAACCAACCCACCTTTCTGTAAACTAATTAATATTACTTTTATATTAGTTGAACTATGATGCAAACTTAATCTTTACCAATTTTgtcaattattatttgaataaatattaataatatattattacaCAAATATTTAACAGGTAtccaaatgaaaaaatttactttatataAACGAGTATTTAACGGGTTTGgataattaatgaataattCTTTACAATTaggatttgattttagatAGTTTTTTGCAATTTTATACGAGTTTTAATAAAGTTCAGATATCGATAGCTAAATGGTTCCGAATTAGGCACCTAAAAAATAGTAAGTATCCCACCTGTTTATATCTCTAATACCTTCAAAGTTAGACTTCATCTTTCATATTTGCAGATTCAGCAAAtacaaaacaacaaaattccTTACTTGTTTATATCTCTAATGACTTCAGGATACGTTTAGTTCACATAATAGAATAGATAATGAATAGAATCGTTATTCTGTAGAAAtagaataaagtaaaaatagttattatataatttgattcatgagaatagaataggatagaaattattattatgatttatttcaaTGATTGGTTGACAAGAATAGTTTTAGGAATGATTAAGGAATAAGtggtaaatgataaaaatacattttattaaaattaaagaattttattttgttaaaagataaaagtattctaagtaataaaatcaaaatacctttttactataattaaataatattttcaccaaaatacaaacatatttttgttataatttaatgatattttgtattagaagataattaaactttaattataattaaataatatttaatattaaaaaaataaaatatattcttcattaaatttaaataatactaaatgatattttttattacatttattatattcaaataatattattaaataatattcttcataatatttattataattaaataatattaatatattttcatttcttttttcttaaataaaataaaaaattttgtatcttcTGTGCTTTTCACCACCACCGCCCATTAGGGCCCTTCGGAGCAGCACCTTGGGAGCATTACCTTTACCCTATGTCTTATGTGTTTTGGCCATCAGTTTTGCTTTCTTTGCCTTCCTCTCATCATTTAGCTTTCTTGATCTTCTCCTTGATTTCACAAAATGCAGCCTCTCGGGTAGCATCTCGCACTTGATTGGAAATAGATGGCGAAGCAACAAATAAGAGAGAATGGATAGCAGTGGAGCGAGGCGGCAATGATCAAAGCTCCAAAATGCAACTGCTTTAGAAAGagtgaggaagagagagaaaaaataagtttagtattattttatagtgtaattttttaaattgtaaaaaagtatttttatctaattttctttttttattcccAATAACTCAAAAAAGCCATTACCAACGGAGCCTTTGAAATATCTACTCGAGCCTCTCTTAGAATGGCTACGTTCCATTGAACTAAATGTAATTTTATCTCAAAAATGAGAATGGAGAAAAAATAGTTATTCATTCCCCTAATCAAGCATGCCCTCAAAAGTAGACTTCATCATCATATATTTGTGGATTCAGCAAATACAAAACAACTACTACTACAGTGATATACACATCATCGGATTTTATTTGTCCACAGCTTCTGCTTCATTAAAATAGTTGTCGATATCCTATTTCTAAAAATGTCAACAAATAGGATACTTGCTTCTTTTAGATATTCTAATTCAAAcataattatttgataaagtaTCTGTGAACTTTATAAATTTTCGTTTAAATTGTAGAATTACTATTTGAATTTGTACTAGAATATTTTAGACatttaatcattaaataccTCTATTTGTtaaatatcttattaaaataaatttaaaattaatttttatgtatattattatttgaaaattaaattaataaattaaaatttcaaataatatttataacaattaatgaattttagtGAATATTACATTCattatgaaatatttataaataaaaacaatatataaaaaattaaaaaattatgatttataattAGATTAGATAATGAGAATCCTAAAATGATTACTCAAACTCTACCCAAACTTGTaacaattaataattatactACTCAAATTGAATTCGATCATAAAATACTTTAATCTTCTTTAATTGGATTTTGGATTTGGGTACATACGCCTTACATACATATGGTTCTATCCTTTCGCATCGAACGTAcgtttttttcttaattactttttttccttccataaaaagagaaaaatatcgAATTTATTTGGATTCGGCCCAACGCTTATAAGGTCACACGTCCGATTAACCAATTGAACCTCGCCACGTGTTTCAATTTGGTCAGCACCAATGAGAGAGAAGTCGGTGACGTTACGCCCCGAAGCCCTTCAATTGTCCGTCTTCCGCTATAAAGAGGTGACTCGTAAATCAGAGACCCGGAGATTTTCGCAATAAAGGGAGAGAGGGAGagggggagagagagagagcgaaTAGGCCTAGCTGGAAAGGGAAAGAGAAGAATTTGCCTGAAATTTTCGTACGCTTTCTCCCTGCCACCGTCTCCGGCTACCTGATCTCTCCGTCATCACTCATCATGGTAATTTTTCTATTTcctcttttatttgtttttgtgatCATCGGTTTCCGGTTTTTACATTTGtctcttttattaatttgtttatatttttcttgatcTGTTTGTAGCTGAATTCGATCTGATCTGATtctctgtttttctttcttttcctttcatttatCTTTTCGAATCCTCCTGGAAAGAATCGATTGTAGATTCCAGAGATTAGCTAAGAACAAAAGCTTTGTAGATCTCAATTTAGCAGATTTATATACCTAATTATTGGATCATGTAATCgtttgaaaattatttgattcatTTAATGGGAATTTTAAGTGCATTATCTTTTTGAAAAGTATTATTCATCATTGTTATAATCACTTTAGAatttttgaatgaaaatttctttcttttcaaatttcatgtaAATCGAATGTTTTTCTAATGTGTCTTTATAAATGTTAAATTCCGTCAcccaaaaacatttttttttgagtgattggaaaaagttaaattttttttttaaaaaagaataatttgtAGTATCCAACATTAAGCGTTGTCCCATTTTTTCTGGTTTGTGCAGACAACATCAAGGCGCCTTGCAGACAGGAAGGTGGAGAAGTTCGAGAAGAACATTACAAAGAGAGGAACTGTGCCTGAAACAACCACCAAGAAGGGGAAGGATTATCCTGTTGGCCCTTTGCTGCTTGGGTTCTTCATATTCGTTGTTATTGGGTCATGTAAGATTCTTGCCAGTTAATCCTTCACCAGCCATCCTATTTCCTTATACCTTAATAGTCAACGCTGACTTTTTCATATAGCGGATGCAAGACATTAGTTGATGATGTAGTTTGTTATGTGCATGTTGGTCGTTGGCATATGATATGTGCTGCTTCTGTATCCATGAGTTTTCTTTGGGTTCATCAATGTTTTGTTTGGGTTATGTTCTTGGGTTGTAATCTTCAAGGACATTACAAATTAGACTCTAGCGTTTGCTTCCTAGCAATACAACCCACCAGGGTTAGTTggtaatgaaaaatatttgcaCGGTTTACtgatcaaattctttttcatctcTGTAACAGCTCTCTTCCAGATCATCAGGACAGCGACCAGCGGAGGCATGGCATAAGTCTGCATCATCCATGTCAAGAAATGGCAGAGGAGACTTGTCATATTGTGTCCGTTTTTTCTGCTAGTTTGTAGGGAACTGATGATGCATTTACTAGATGTGCTTACTCATATTGTGAAGTACTAAGATTTTGAATAAGACCTCCCGTCTTGTCTCTTATGTTCTATTTCATAAGTACTCGTTGttacctttttcatttcatgaGAATCCAGTTATTCCTACTGCATGAATATGATGCTGCTTAACCAACAGATTCACCAGATAATGGTGTTTAATGTCAGCGCAAACTATGGTTTAAAGTTTTGACATGATGATACCTCGATGTCATGGCATATGGTTAGACTGGATAATCAATTTGCTTCTAAGTTATCTTGGAACTCTTGGTTCATAAATTTGCTTCTAATTTTCATGGAAGTTTTAATTCCAAAGATTAGATGTGTAATGTTCTTGGAATGTGCGCCCATTGAACTTCTATCTCGGCCGTAGATGGTAATACGGTTTAAGTGCTCCACTTTATTCAGGCAGAACTGACTTGCTGCCGATCCTCTGAGTCTTAAGAGAGAAGACAGTTGGGCAATGGCTGATCTTGGATTCAGAAAAAGATTCAGTGGTGGTGACATACCACCTGAAAGCCCTCTTTCCATCAAAgattcaaaatcatcatttctaGTTAAAAAGTATGTTCTTCAGGCGTGCAACTGGCTCCCCGTGATCAAACGGTAGGTTGACTGAGATTTCAACAATCTTTTTACAAGGACTACCTAGCCAACCAAGTATATTAAAACTAGAACTCTGTTCAGTAACAAACCTATCAGGAGGCAACTAACCACTCAATTCTCTGTGTACTATTATCTTAATTCACCATAATTAAACAGACTAACAGAGCTCTTGCACAGCTATTTGCAAACGGCTGCACTTAAAACAAGTCTCTTCTGAAACTAAAGTTATTCATCCACATGTTTGtacaaaacaagaaaataaagaaaatggtCAATCTTGTAGAACTGTCATTTACTccattaaaacaaataaagaaaattcgGCTGATGAGAAACTGGCAGCAAAAGCTTGTTATCTGCCAAGCATAAATGCAGTGGCAGATTcagaaaaattggaaaaaaccATCTTTTAAATGCCAGTGCTGCCAGAAACACAGTGAAGGGTTGGAAATCAAGCAGTCGCAGTCAGGCACGGGTGAAATGCAGTGCCACATGCAATCCACTGTCGCTTTCTTCCCCGTGGTACAACACATCCAGGAACCTTCAGCCATTCCCTGCTCATCACATTGTATGTAACTAATCGGTTCATTTGTCTTGATCTCAATGACAACATGAGCAAACCTTTGTTGCCCAAACAAGTCATTCTAACGTGCTTCCCATAAAACTCTAAGCACCATATGTTTGGCATTCTGTCAACCTCCTTCCACAAGAGCGTCATCTTCTGCAGCTCCCATATGCACACACAAGTGGCAGCATTTTTGGTCAGCAATCCCACAAGCATGATCCTGCCCTCACACTCTGCAAGTGTGTGGTCACTCAGATGTAGTGGGGCTGGGATAATAAATTGCTTCCACACCCCAGTAACCATATTGTAGGACACAATCCCTTCAGGGTCTGACCGCATGAAGTAAAGTGTGCTATCAATGGAAACTGCTTGTGACCGAAAGTTCAGTGATAGTGGCAGCTTAATGTTTGGGGGCATGTTTCCTGGTCGACTCCATAAATTCTTTACTGAGTCATAAACTTCATACTCTCCATCACAACCCACCCACAGGATCTGGTAACCTCTAACAGTTGAATACCCATTCAGAGTCATACCCACAGCAACACGCGACCACACTTTAACTGACCTAGCTGGCAACTCTTTAAATGACTGAGTCAAAGGGTTGCAGACATAAAAGTTCCTATGACCAATATCAAGAAAGCAAACTAGACCACCTGCAGAAGCAACTGGCAGAGCAATCATCTTCGCTGGCAGAAAAGTGATTGTGGGGTGGTGCCATTTCCTAAAGGAGGGGTCATACATGGCTCCaacattcatattttcatgagtaatggtatagaACCAGGGATTGGCTTGTGGGACTTCGGCACAATGCTGAGAGAAACTTTGTGAGTCCAGCAAAGAATTCCATTTACGGCATACTGAGCGGAAGCGAAAAAATGTGGCAATGGGAAGTCTAGCAATGACAGCTTCAAAAAGGTCTTCTGGGAATTCTTTCCAAATAACTTGTTCCATAACCTCATGTGTAGGGGTACTTCCAGGTAATTTCCCTCGGTTCCGCTCCTTTCGTGATTTCTTGCTTGGCGGAGGCTTGAAAGATTCCAACATCTTACAACTTCCAGATTTCCCAGCAGCCATTACGAGACTGTAGTAATCATCTGCAGAACTATCATCGATATTGGGGAAGCACCACCTGTATGGAAGCTAACATGAGTTAGTCATGTTTCCTACTTTCTACTTAAATTTGATATAACCTTAATGATTACTAGATAACTACAATAAATTTTAGAACATTTGCTTAAACATGTTTAAATCTTTAGTAGTAGTGCCAATTGCACCATTGAGCACCTCACATGGTACATATTTAGAATTATTATGATCTGTTTAGTTTAAGCAGGCATAAAGAGATAGTTCATCAACTTTCCTGTAAAGTGAGTGCAGACTGCAGAGAGATCCCAGATTATCTTTATAAATGAGTGGTGGCAGTAAGTAAAATTGGCATTCACacgtaaaagaaaaaaagagggaCTTTTTAGCAGCATTTACAATAAATTTTCAGGAGAATTAGTTCACGACTGCAGTGagtaaattgataaaaaaccAAACAGTCatagaaaaaattgaaggatgaataaaaatacaaattatagtagaaaatttcaaaacagcataatattaatttatttgcatCCAATATGAGATGGTTGTGAATCAAATTTGAAACTGCAGTTGGTCTCTATGCCCTTTACTTGCAACCTAACCATACCCCCAAGCAGCAACTAGGATAAAGCTATAAGCTACTAatcaaatttacaaaaaagaCAAATGTAAACATCCTACCATTACCCACAAATCAAAAAATCTTTCAACATCATAtccacataaaaaaaaagttgccTGTGTATGCGGAGCAACATGTTTCATACGTAACTACAGCCTAATGCTAGAGATTATATCCAAATTTAGTAGGTGATCATGCAAGTAACTAGCAATGCCATCTGGATTTCAATGTTCACATCACTTTTGAACTATGATCATTCAACCTGTCACCTGATTTCAATTAAGCCCTTATGTTGCTGGCATTCACTGGATAAACATCTTCGTGGAcattttgtaataaaaataatgatgagcCCAAGCAAAAGTATTGTGCCATGAGAATTTGTATGCTCCAGCCATGATATAATATCATGTTTccaaacaagtaaaatgtatCTTAGCATCTTCATAACAAAGTAAAACacactttaaaattttccttaCCGGCCTTTACCTAACATTTAGAAAAGGAACCTCGAAATGCACCTTAGCAAGATATATGTTAACCAACTAACATTTTtgttagaaaaataataatcttgACCAACTCCAGAAATTGCCTCCGGCACTAATATTTGGACAACGTGAGATGCCTATACTAGTTCTAACATACACTAATGTTTCTTGATTAACAGATGAACGAAATTATACTTGAGATATAACTGTTACTGGCTCTTAATCCTTTGAATTTCAAGAATAGCATGCCTGATAGGTCTACAGCAATCCCTAACAAGTAATCGTGGTATAAATTTAAGCTTAggagttgaaattttttgctAAAATTTGGACCAAACATCAAGTACAGGAATGCATCAGAATCACAAACATAACATTCACAGTACTCATCAGAGTTTGTCAAGAATAAGTAACATTGATGAAACGATACATAGAAGGTAAATGTACAACTGGACCATGACAAAGCTACCTACCTAATCAGTTACACATAACTCTCCCAAGTCATTGTAATTGCTTTCACCATTCAGTCTGTATTTCTTAGTAATTTATATGAATCCAGAATATGTGCAACAGGATGTTTATGGTATCTAGTGAAAGAGCCCAAATTCATATCACTGCACAGCCAAAGACCTCATTTCTTCCTGTCATTTAATAGAATGTTGACACCAATATGCTGTCAAACTACATGAACTATTAAAAGAAACTTTCAACTATGTGAGGAATGCTTTTCCATAAAGCATATCTATACAGAAATATTGAGAGAAACACCTACCGTGGAGTATCAACAAGGGAACCAACAGAATTGACAAATGAAATgagcacacacacacacaagcTGAGCATTATGAATTGACCAAGAAGCCAGTCCACTCCACATtcatttgaaaaatcaaaagattttAAGGAGACCTTGACATGAGTAAAGTCCTACAACAGTTTGCCCAAGGCCCTGGATTTTGTAGAATTACTAGTAAATTAACTTTCTATATTTCTTGTCATTTAGGAAGGGAAAAGAATTAGGAGAGCTGATTGGTCTATGGACTGATAATTAGTACAAAATTAAGGTTTACGCCAAGGTTTTCCTGGAAAATCATGAGGCAAACAGTTAATAAATGAGATTCCACATTCATAGTCAACCATAATCACAGACTAATCAACAAGAGTAGATATTCAAGTATCATTTATCAAAAGGCAATGGTCAGCAAGTTCAAAGTTGACCATGACAAGATGAAAGGAAACAGCATCAACCcctaataaagaaaaaaaaaactaaaaattacaaaaaggGGATAAGGAAAACAAAAGCGCAAAGGAGTTAAAAGAGAATCTACGTGATTGGAATACGATGAAAGAATAGTggtgaaaacttaaaaatggCATCACTCACTAATTGTTGTGC containing:
- the LOC18608982 gene encoding stress-associated endoplasmic reticulum protein 2, producing MTTSRRLADRKVEKFEKNITKRGTVPETTTKKGKDYPVGPLLLGFFIFVVIGSSLFQIIRTATSGGMA
- the LOC18608983 gene encoding F-box only protein 6 isoform X1, whose amino-acid sequence is MEGLAMLRQLIGQLQELLQLYGSPPLLPPPPPSPFHLLHFHQLPHPPEDHHRRWCFPNIDDSSADDYYSLVMAAGKSGSCKMLESFKPPPSKKSRKERNRGKLPGSTPTHEVMEQVIWKEFPEDLFEAVIARLPIATFFRFRSVCRKWNSLLDSQSFSQHCAEVPQANPWFYTITHENMNVGAMYDPSFRKWHHPTITFLPAKMIALPVASAGGLVCFLDIGHRNFYVCNPLTQSFKELPARSVKVWSRVAVGMTLNGYSTVRGYQILWVGCDGEYEVYDSVKNLWSRPGNMPPNIKLPLSLNFRSQAVSIDSTLYFMRSDPEGIVSYNMVTGVWKQFIIPAPLHLSDHTLAECEGRIMLVGLLTKNAATCVCIWELQKMTLLWKEVDRMPNIWCLEFYGKHVRMTCLGNKGLLMLSLRSRQMNRLVTYNVMSREWLKVPGCVVPRGRKRQWIACGTAFHPCLTATA
- the LOC18608983 gene encoding F-box only protein 6 isoform X2, producing the protein MAAGKSGSCKMLESFKPPPSKKSRKERNRGKLPGSTPTHEVMEQVIWKEFPEDLFEAVIARLPIATFFRFRSVCRKWNSLLDSQSFSQHCAEVPQANPWFYTITHENMNVGAMYDPSFRKWHHPTITFLPAKMIALPVASAGGLVCFLDIGHRNFYVCNPLTQSFKELPARSVKVWSRVAVGMTLNGYSTVRGYQILWVGCDGEYEVYDSVKNLWSRPGNMPPNIKLPLSLNFRSQAVSIDSTLYFMRSDPEGIVSYNMVTGVWKQFIIPAPLHLSDHTLAECEGRIMLVGLLTKNAATCVCIWELQKMTLLWKEVDRMPNIWCLEFYGKHVRMTCLGNKGLLMLSLRSRQMNRLVTYNVMSREWLKVPGCVVPRGRKRQWIACGTAFHPCLTATA